GAGGGAGCCCCCGCACGCCCGAGCGAACGGCGAGCGTGATGGCAAAGAGCGCTCCCATCACCACCACGAAGAGAACGGACTTCTCGGTGAGCCCAAACCAGAGCAGGGCCAAGGGAAACCAGCAGATCGACGGCAGGCTCTGGAGGCCGGTCACCGCCGAGCCCAGGGTGGCATCGGCCAGCTTGGAGCGCGCCAGCAGGAGCCCCAGCGCGGTGCCCAGCACGAGAGAGATGGCATAGCCGAGCCCCGCCCGGCCCAGCGAGGTCAGCAGCGCCGAGACCAGGGAGCCGTCTTTGAGCGCACTAAGCAGAAAGGTTCCCACCTCACCCGGCGAGGGGAGCAGGTACGGCGGCCAGAGGTGGAGCGCCGCAGCACCCCACCAAGC
This genomic interval from Armatimonas rosea contains the following:
- a CDS encoding ABC transporter permease, translated to MRLARLGFYALLALAWWGAAALHLWPPYLLPSPGEVGTFLLSALKDGSLVSALLTSLGRAGLGYAISLVLGTALGLLLARSKLADATLGSAVTGLQSLPSICWFPLALLWFGLTEKSVLFVVVMGALFAITLAVRSGVRGLPPLWLKAAQMLGATGVTLWSRVLLPAILPAFLSGMRQGWAFAWRSLMAAELLSQSLKIGVGHLLSTGRDLNDMPMVLGMVGIILLLGVAVDFVVFVPLERLIARRWGVEGA